A genomic stretch from Erigeron canadensis isolate Cc75 chromosome 9, C_canadensis_v1, whole genome shotgun sequence includes:
- the LOC122583694 gene encoding uncharacterized protein LOC122583694, protein MIECVASYDLWIWHSFFGPPGSNNDVNVLQQSSLFQNERNGSVPDSSFSVNGHDYKRSYYLTDGIYLRWVAFVKAYPHLVGQYEKKFKRLQEAASNDVERAFGVLKEKWKILDRPLQLWTKKKIKKVVATCTILHNMIIKDNRRAISPVHIMDPPVPRVYNPEANRKITDENMHHRLRYDPTAHVSTLDLSFLDDPAMQPPSVASLI, encoded by the coding sequence ATGATTGAATGTGTTGCTTCTTatgacttgtggatttggcattcgTTTTTCGGTCCCCCTGGATCGAACAACGATGTCAATGTTTTGCAGCAGTCGTCGTTGTTTCAAAACGAGCGTAATGGATCCGTGCCAGATAGTTCATTTAGCGTAAACGGACATGATTACAAGCGCAGTTACTACCTTACCGATGGAATCTATCTTAGGTGGGTTGCGTTTGTTAAAGCTTATCCTCATCTAGTGGGACaatatgaaaagaaatttaaaagactaCAAGAGGCTGCAAGCAATGATGTTGAACGAGCGTTTGGTGTTCTTAAGGAAAAATGGAAGATCTTGGACCGTCCCCTCCAGCTATGGACAAAGAAGAAGATCAAAAAAGTCGTCGCTACGTGTACTATactacacaacatgatcatcaaAGACAACAGGCGGGCGATATCACCGGTTCATATTATGGATCCACCGGTGCCAAGAGTTTATAACCCAGAAGCAAACCGGAAGATAACGGACGAGAACATGCATCATCGGCTCCGATACGATCCCACGGCGCATGTATCGACTTTAGATTTATCATTCCTTGACGATCCAGCGATGCAGCCACCATCAGTCGCGAGTTTGATTTAG